A DNA window from Acetilactobacillus jinshanensis contains the following coding sequences:
- a CDS encoding ABC transporter permease, whose protein sequence is MFRISKYQDMSDYQSHYLGLVWEYLYPLIQIGIYWLVFGIGLKKGTSTGVDYLTWMVIGITPWFYMNSVTNQASKSIYQQVGMVSKMKFPVSVLPTIKLISNLSSFWTMLAFSIVIAYFRGGLMPTIYWLQWFYYFFAMIMWLVAFGIFNSTITVLIRDYRIFLQSVMRVLFYMSGVLFNFETNAFPAPFARILQLNPFFYVISGFRDSMFSQYWFWQRPILTIVFWLMVLFFLLVGSHLHYKFRARFVDLI, encoded by the coding sequence ATGTTCAGGATTTCCAAATACCAGGACATGTCGGATTATCAAAGTCATTATCTAGGGTTAGTTTGGGAATATCTATATCCACTAATTCAGATTGGTATTTACTGGCTAGTCTTTGGGATTGGCCTAAAAAAAGGAACTTCAACGGGTGTTGATTACCTGACCTGGATGGTTATCGGCATTACGCCGTGGTTCTATATGAATAGTGTAACCAACCAAGCTAGTAAGAGTATCTACCAGCAGGTTGGCATGGTCTCCAAAATGAAGTTCCCAGTCAGCGTTTTACCAACTATTAAATTAATCAGTAATTTAAGTTCGTTCTGGACCATGCTGGCTTTCTCAATCGTGATCGCGTACTTCCGTGGTGGCTTAATGCCGACGATTTATTGGCTCCAGTGGTTCTACTACTTCTTCGCTATGATCATGTGGCTAGTAGCATTTGGGATCTTTAATTCAACCATTACCGTCCTGATTCGTGATTACCGAATCTTCTTACAATCAGTAATGCGTGTTCTATTTTACATGTCCGGAGTTCTATTTAATTTTGAAACGAATGCCTTTCCAGCACCATTTGCTAGAATTTTACAGTTAAATCCATTCTTCTACGTCATTTCAGGCTTCCGTGATTCGATGTTCTCACAATACTGGTTCTGGCAGCGACCGATTTTAACGATCGTCTTCTGGTTGATGGTATTGTTCTTCCTGCTAGTTGGATCACACTTGCATTACAAGTTCCGTGCTCGGTTTGTTGATTTGATCTAA
- a CDS encoding CDP-glycerol glycerophosphotransferase family protein — protein MNFTHRIIYRLIKLIKIIIRNGLIVLNDGLICLPVKKNYYLFESFNGKDVSDNPAAIYKQLVHDDPSTRDRAYFGVKPGMYKELHEKYPNVHLLKRFMPKWIYCTARAQFWIFNSRMPTWWRKNKGTVYIQTWHGTPLKKLGLDMKQVEMPGTSTKRYKKHFKKETQRWDYLIAPNLYSEKIFKSAFAFKNRFLKIGYPRNDVLYRDDRPEVIKRLKKSLLGRSDVHVITYAPTWRDDDYITRGAYRFELKFSLKEFFKHVPKDTILIIRPHYLIKSKIDVGKFKDRVKVMRDVDISKLYLISDLLITDYSSVMFDYANLNRPMLFFSYDLAHYRNTLRGFYFDYQKDIPGPLATTADQLYKDLDVYTKHHGFPEYAEKMKQFRHKYCTWESADSSEKVVQLLKKVGK, from the coding sequence ATGAATTTTACACATCGAATTATTTATCGTTTAATCAAGTTAATTAAAATAATAATTCGGAATGGGCTCATCGTTTTAAACGATGGGCTTATTTGCTTACCTGTTAAGAAGAATTATTATCTCTTTGAAAGTTTTAACGGGAAAGACGTCAGTGATAATCCTGCCGCAATTTATAAGCAACTGGTCCATGATGATCCATCAACTCGTGATCGGGCTTACTTTGGGGTTAAACCGGGGATGTATAAGGAATTACATGAAAAGTACCCGAACGTTCATCTCTTGAAGCGGTTTATGCCCAAGTGGATTTACTGTACCGCTCGAGCTCAGTTCTGGATTTTTAATTCTAGGATGCCAACTTGGTGGCGCAAGAATAAGGGAACTGTATATATTCAAACGTGGCATGGGACGCCCCTTAAGAAGTTAGGCCTGGATATGAAACAAGTTGAAATGCCAGGGACCAGTACCAAACGCTATAAAAAGCATTTTAAGAAGGAAACTCAGCGCTGGGACTATTTAATCGCACCAAACCTATACTCAGAAAAAATCTTCAAGAGTGCATTTGCTTTTAAGAACCGGTTCCTAAAGATTGGCTATCCGCGAAATGACGTTTTATATCGTGATGATCGACCGGAAGTTATTAAGCGATTAAAGAAATCATTACTGGGTCGTTCTGATGTTCATGTAATTACGTATGCACCGACTTGGCGGGACGATGACTACATTACCCGTGGTGCGTACCGTTTTGAATTGAAATTCAGTTTAAAGGAATTTTTCAAGCACGTTCCTAAAGACACGATTTTGATTATTCGACCGCATTACTTGATCAAGAGCAAGATTGACGTTGGTAAGTTTAAGGATCGCGTTAAGGTCATGCGCGACGTTGACATTAGCAAGTTATATCTAATCAGTGATTTACTGATTACGGATTACTCATCCGTAATGTTTGATTATGCTAACCTTAATCGACCAATGCTATTCTTTAGCTATGATTTAGCGCATTATCGAAATACGTTACGCGGCTTCTACTTCGATTATCAAAAGGATATTCCAGGACCGTTAGCAACGACTGCGGATCAGTTATATAAAGATCTAGATGTGTATACTAAACATCACGGCTTCCCAGAGTATGCTGAAAAGATGAAACAATTCCGGCATAAGTACTGTACATGGGAATCCGCTGATTCGTCAGAAAAAGTGGTTCAATTACTAAAAAAAGTTGGTAAATAG
- a CDS encoding pyruvate, water dikinase regulatory protein — MSELNLFVISDSSGGTALRVAKTAISQFKDIKVNYQRFPFITTESLLNGILKLAIQKSAMIFYTLVSPKLNDMINDVAKCRHLYTFDCLHAPVTMISQKLNVKPVMKTGMIHQLNHNYFDRIAAMEFAVANDDGKDPQDLDKADIVILGVSRTSKTPLSLYLANKKLKVANVPIGPKTQLPKQIWNVDKNRIFGLTNSIKILQRIRSARTVAYGLGPNTPYSDPKQIKKELDYAIQLYRKIGCLIINVADKSIEETATIIMESLGIN, encoded by the coding sequence ATGTCAGAACTAAATCTATTTGTTATTTCAGATTCCAGTGGTGGCACAGCTTTAAGAGTCGCCAAAACTGCCATTTCTCAATTCAAAGATATCAAAGTTAATTATCAACGGTTCCCATTCATTACGACCGAATCTTTACTGAACGGAATCTTAAAATTGGCAATCCAGAAAAGCGCCATGATTTTTTATACCTTGGTCAGTCCAAAGTTAAATGACATGATTAATGACGTTGCTAAATGCCGTCACTTATATACATTCGATTGCTTGCACGCACCGGTAACCATGATTAGCCAGAAGTTAAACGTTAAGCCTGTTATGAAGACCGGGATGATCCACCAATTAAACCATAACTACTTCGACCGAATTGCCGCAATGGAATTCGCCGTTGCCAACGATGATGGTAAGGATCCACAGGATTTGGATAAAGCTGACATCGTGATCTTAGGTGTTTCCAGAACGTCGAAGACCCCGTTATCACTCTATCTTGCCAATAAAAAGTTAAAGGTCGCTAACGTTCCGATCGGTCCAAAGACTCAGTTACCAAAACAGATTTGGAATGTCGACAAGAACCGTATCTTTGGTTTAACCAATTCAATTAAGATCTTACAGCGAATCCGAAGTGCTCGAACCGTTGCCTATGGATTAGGCCCTAACACGCCATACTCGGATCCTAAGCAAATTAAAAAGGAATTGGACTACGCCATTCAGCTTTACCGAAAAATCGGCTGCTTAATCATTAACGTTGCTGATAAGTCAATCGAAGAAACGGCAACCATTATTATGGAAAGCCTTGGCATTAATTAA
- a CDS encoding GatB/YqeY domain-containing protein: MSLNETLTKDMIKAMKARDNSSLSVIRQLKTDLTNKKIALGRDLTPKDETAVVMHEVKQHKESIDAFKKGKRADLVKEQETYLKALMKYAPKPLTSDQVKKLVSDTIKQVHATSMKDFGKVMGTVMGKAKGRANGTVINKMVRQLLK, encoded by the coding sequence ATGAGTTTAAATGAAACGTTAACTAAAGATATGATCAAAGCTATGAAGGCTCGAGACAATTCTTCTTTATCAGTTATCCGTCAGTTAAAGACTGATTTAACCAATAAGAAGATTGCCTTAGGTCGTGACTTGACACCAAAAGACGAAACTGCCGTTGTCATGCACGAAGTTAAGCAGCATAAGGAATCAATCGATGCCTTCAAAAAGGGTAAGCGTGCTGATTTAGTTAAGGAACAAGAAACCTACTTAAAAGCTCTTATGAAATATGCTCCAAAGCCGTTAACTTCTGACCAGGTTAAAAAGTTGGTCAGTGACACCATTAAGCAGGTCCATGCCACCAGCATGAAAGACTTTGGTAAAGTTATGGGAACCGTTATGGGTAAGGCTAAAGGCCGTGCTAATGGTACCGTAATTAATAAGATGGTTCGTCAGTTACTTAAGTAA
- a CDS encoding PhoH family protein: protein MAESAGSVKKFTLEDLNDAPKLLGVRDKFASLLEDGMDVSINLRGTTIKVAGKNTRDTSLVLAIFKHMLNLIHKGITLHSSDFISAMKMAKGDTLDYFEGLYNKVLIHDHKGHPVRVKNFGQREYVQAVKNNDITFGIGPAGTGKTYLAVVMAVNELKTGKVDKIVVTRPAVEAGESLGYLPGDLKEKIDPYLRPIYDALFSVIGADHTRRLMDRGIIEIAPLAYMRGRTLNSSFVILDEAQNTTNAQMKMFLTRLGFGSKMIVNGDISQIDLPKSKESGLVQARTILKNVKGIHFVQFTSQDVVRHPIVARIINAYEKYHK, encoded by the coding sequence TTGGCAGAAAGCGCTGGATCAGTTAAAAAATTTACTTTAGAAGATTTGAACGATGCGCCTAAATTATTGGGCGTTCGTGATAAATTCGCGTCACTTTTAGAAGATGGGATGGACGTTTCGATCAATTTACGGGGAACTACCATTAAAGTTGCTGGTAAAAATACTCGTGATACAAGTTTAGTCCTAGCCATCTTTAAGCATATGCTGAACCTTATTCATAAGGGGATTACTTTGCATAGTAGCGACTTCATTAGTGCAATGAAGATGGCAAAGGGTGATACTCTAGATTATTTTGAAGGCTTATATAATAAAGTCCTGATCCATGATCATAAGGGTCATCCCGTTAGGGTCAAAAATTTTGGCCAGCGTGAATATGTTCAGGCCGTTAAAAATAATGACATTACGTTTGGGATCGGGCCTGCCGGTACTGGTAAGACCTATCTAGCCGTCGTTATGGCCGTTAACGAACTCAAGACTGGTAAGGTTGATAAAATCGTTGTAACCCGTCCAGCTGTTGAAGCTGGTGAAAGTCTTGGTTATTTGCCTGGTGACTTAAAAGAAAAGATTGACCCATATCTTCGACCGATTTACGATGCATTGTTTTCAGTTATCGGTGCTGATCATACCCGTCGGTTAATGGACCGTGGAATTATCGAAATTGCACCGTTAGCTTATATGCGTGGTCGAACTTTAAACTCGTCATTTGTAATTCTAGATGAAGCGCAAAACACCACGAACGCTCAGATGAAAATGTTCTTAACTCGTTTAGGTTTTGGGTCTAAAATGATTGTCAATGGTGATATATCGCAAATTGATCTACCTAAGAGTAAAGAAAGTGGCCTAGTTCAAGCTAGGACTATTTTAAAGAACGTTAAGGGGATTCATTTCGTTCAATTTACTTCACAGGATGTAGTCAGACATCCAATCGTCGCCAGAATTATCAATGCATACGAAAAATATCATAAGTAA
- the ybeY gene encoding rRNA maturation RNase YbeY produces the protein MDLEIYKRTKENVPQKDIDLIRGLLQHAGKVLKLKDNTEMSVTIMDNAQMQRMNKKYRGVNRATDVISFPINESNSSGKDFPLKLTPEMKAELPKNLGDIFISIDKVAEQAEFLQHSKARELGYLVVHGFLHLNGYDHIKPEDQKVMFPLQRKILDSYGLTK, from the coding sequence ATGGATTTAGAAATATACAAACGAACTAAAGAAAACGTACCACAGAAAGATATTGATTTAATTCGGGGCCTTCTCCAGCATGCTGGCAAGGTCTTAAAATTAAAGGATAATACTGAAATGTCCGTTACGATCATGGATAACGCCCAGATGCAGCGGATGAATAAAAAGTATCGAGGGGTCAACCGGGCAACCGATGTGATTAGCTTTCCAATCAACGAATCTAATTCGTCCGGTAAGGATTTTCCGTTAAAGTTAACGCCTGAAATGAAAGCCGAATTACCCAAGAATTTAGGTGACATCTTTATCTCGATTGATAAGGTTGCCGAACAAGCTGAATTTCTTCAGCATTCAAAAGCTCGTGAACTAGGCTACTTAGTCGTTCATGGCTTTTTACATCTAAACGGCTATGATCATATTAAGCCTGAAGACCAAAAGGTAATGTTCCCGTTGCAGAGAAAGATCCTGGATAGCTATGGCCTCACAAAATGA
- a CDS encoding diacylglycerol kinase family protein, with translation MASQNDHQITKNKNFCQSLGHAWDGIIDLFKEERNFRFHTCAAMTVVVIGLILHVSLEDWSWLLVAIFAVLVMEGVNTVVENMVDLEVGHHYNLRAKHIKDIAAGCVLVTSFFAAIIGCIVFIPVLLRLV, from the coding sequence ATGGCCTCACAAAATGATCATCAAATAACAAAGAATAAGAATTTTTGTCAGTCATTAGGTCATGCCTGGGATGGCATTATTGACCTGTTTAAAGAGGAACGTAACTTTCGTTTCCATACGTGTGCGGCAATGACGGTGGTAGTCATTGGCCTGATTCTACATGTGAGCTTAGAAGATTGGTCCTGGTTACTGGTCGCAATCTTCGCCGTTCTCGTTATGGAGGGCGTTAACACGGTTGTTGAAAACATGGTTGATCTAGAAGTCGGTCATCACTATAACCTGCGTGCTAAACACATCAAGGACATTGCTGCTGGTTGTGTGCTAGTTACTTCTTTTTTTGCGGCAATCATTGGTTGCATTGTTTTCATACCCGTTTTATTAAGATTGGTATAA
- the era gene encoding GTPase Era: MKLDPNYKSGFIAIIGRPNVGKSTLLNRMIGQKVAIMTDKPQTTRNKIQGVYTDKGHQIVFVDTPGVLKPKNKLSDFMEDSAMSALKGVDGILFMINALQPRGAGDNFIIKQLKQVKVPVYLVINKIDQVNPNKLLPIMDSYKNAMNWTDVFPISALQGNNVDELLDDLKKHLPKGPQYYPSDQVTDHPERFIVSELIREKIFELTRQEIPYSVAVQVQSMNSKVGNKLLIRALIIVERPGQKGIIIGRRGSMLKKIGTLARQDIERLLGTGVYLKLWVKVYPHWRDNKSILNQLGYKRSDY; this comes from the coding sequence ATGAAATTAGATCCTAACTATAAATCTGGATTTATCGCAATTATTGGTCGGCCAAACGTTGGTAAATCAACGTTATTAAATCGAATGATCGGTCAAAAGGTTGCTATCATGACGGATAAGCCACAAACGACTCGTAATAAAATCCAGGGTGTTTATACGGACAAAGGTCATCAGATTGTTTTTGTTGATACGCCTGGAGTTTTGAAGCCCAAGAATAAACTTAGTGACTTCATGGAAGATTCAGCGATGTCAGCACTTAAGGGTGTCGACGGGATCTTATTTATGATTAACGCGCTTCAACCACGTGGTGCCGGTGATAACTTTATTATCAAGCAGTTAAAACAGGTTAAAGTTCCCGTTTATTTAGTCATTAACAAGATTGATCAGGTTAATCCAAATAAGTTGTTACCAATTATGGATTCATACAAGAACGCCATGAATTGGACGGATGTTTTCCCGATTTCTGCTCTCCAGGGTAACAATGTTGATGAACTATTGGATGATTTAAAGAAACACTTACCGAAGGGCCCACAATATTATCCAAGTGACCAGGTTACTGACCATCCAGAACGGTTTATCGTTTCCGAATTGATCCGTGAAAAAATCTTTGAGTTAACCCGTCAGGAAATTCCTTATTCGGTTGCAGTTCAAGTCCAGAGCATGAACTCAAAAGTTGGTAATAAATTATTGATCAGAGCTTTAATTATCGTTGAACGTCCTGGACAAAAGGGCATTATTATCGGCCGCCGTGGTTCGATGCTGAAGAAGATCGGGACGTTAGCCCGTCAAGATATTGAACGATTACTCGGTACGGGTGTCTATTTGAAGTTATGGGTTAAGGTTTACCCACACTGGCGAGATAACAAGTCAATCCTTAACCAGTTAGGCTATAAGCGTAGTGACTATTAA
- the recO gene encoding DNA repair protein RecO encodes MSIRRQLTFHGILLYRKYYGEHGMLIKFFTAECGKKMFLVRGATRSRFKMKADILPFTYGVYTGSIAYHGLSYLKSAESTHHYLNIINNINLNAYATYIMGLIDAAFPDSHPAVKWFDKLYYGLKLINDGLDPEIITNIFEIQLLSVFGVAPDLKGCVICGRHDLPMDYSDKYGGLLCIHHWDHDPHRSHLDSKTVYYLRVLSKVPLKKIGRINVSKRTKQQLRRQLDDIYDNSVGLRLKSKRFLDQMQRFKL; translated from the coding sequence ATGAGCATCCGTCGGCAACTTACTTTTCACGGAATTTTACTTTATCGTAAATATTATGGTGAACACGGGATGCTAATTAAATTTTTTACTGCTGAATGCGGTAAAAAAATGTTTTTAGTCAGGGGTGCGACTCGCAGCCGTTTTAAAATGAAGGCTGACATTTTACCATTCACGTATGGTGTGTATACCGGAAGTATCGCCTATCACGGTCTGTCTTATTTGAAGTCTGCCGAATCAACGCATCACTACCTGAACATCATTAATAATATCAATCTGAATGCCTACGCCACGTATATTATGGGTTTAATCGACGCCGCATTTCCTGATAGTCATCCGGCCGTGAAATGGTTTGATAAATTATATTACGGCCTGAAATTGATTAACGATGGCTTGGACCCGGAAATTATTACTAATATCTTTGAAATTCAATTATTGTCGGTCTTTGGAGTTGCACCAGATTTAAAGGGCTGTGTAATTTGCGGTCGTCACGACTTACCAATGGATTATTCGGATAAATACGGTGGCTTACTATGTATTCATCACTGGGATCATGATCCGCATCGCTCGCATCTGGATTCCAAAACAGTTTATTATCTTCGGGTATTATCAAAGGTCCCGTTGAAAAAAATCGGTCGGATCAACGTTAGTAAACGAACTAAACAGCAGTTACGTCGCCAATTAGACGATATATATGATAACTCCGTAGGTTTGCGATTGAAGAGCAAGCGCTTTTTAGATCAGATGCAGCGGTTTAAGCTCTAG
- the glyQ gene encoding glycine--tRNA ligase subunit alpha, producing MKKKLSLQEIIFTLLKYWTSKGCLLMQAYDVEKGAGTMNPFTFLRALGPEPWKVAYVEPSRRPADGRYGKNPNRLYQHHQFQVLMKPAPKNIQKLYIGSLKALGIDPKEHDIRFMEDNWSNPSMGCAGVGWEVWLDGMEVTQFTYFQEVGEHQMHPVASEVTYGLERLAMYIQNVNSVYDLDWGYGVSYGDIFKEPEYEHSKYAFETSNQQMLLKRFDDCEKEAWTQINLGLVHPAYDYILKCSHTFNLLDARGTVSVTQRAGYLHRIRRLAHAVASAFIKARKQLGFPLIKDPKVRRKIFGKKDPLKNNKGDK from the coding sequence ATGAAAAAGAAATTGTCGTTGCAAGAGATTATTTTTACCTTGCTAAAGTATTGGACATCCAAAGGCTGTTTATTGATGCAGGCTTACGATGTTGAAAAAGGTGCCGGAACCATGAACCCGTTCACGTTCTTACGTGCCTTAGGGCCAGAACCGTGGAAGGTTGCTTATGTTGAACCTTCACGTCGTCCGGCCGATGGTCGTTATGGTAAGAACCCGAACCGTTTATACCAGCATCATCAGTTCCAGGTATTAATGAAGCCCGCTCCGAAGAATATCCAGAAGTTATACATTGGTAGTTTAAAGGCTTTAGGAATTGATCCTAAGGAACATGATATCCGTTTCATGGAAGATAACTGGTCTAACCCGTCAATGGGTTGTGCCGGTGTCGGCTGGGAAGTCTGGCTCGATGGCATGGAAGTTACCCAATTTACGTACTTCCAAGAAGTCGGTGAACACCAGATGCACCCGGTTGCTTCCGAAGTTACCTATGGCTTAGAACGTTTGGCAATGTACATTCAAAATGTCAACAGTGTCTACGACTTAGACTGGGGCTATGGTGTCAGTTATGGTGATATCTTTAAGGAACCCGAATACGAACACTCTAAGTACGCTTTTGAAACCAGTAATCAGCAGATGCTTTTAAAGCGTTTTGATGACTGTGAAAAAGAAGCTTGGACTCAAATTAATTTAGGTTTAGTTCATCCCGCTTATGACTACATCTTAAAGTGCAGTCATACCTTTAATTTATTGGATGCTCGAGGCACCGTATCAGTTACTCAGCGTGCCGGTTACTTACACAGGATCCGTCGACTCGCACATGCCGTAGCATCCGCATTCATTAAAGCACGTAAGCAACTCGGCTTCCCGTTGATTAAAGACCCGAAAGTTCGTCGTAAAATCTTTGGTAAAAAAGATCCGCTGAAGAACAACAAGGGGGATAAGTAA
- the glyS gene encoding glycine--tRNA ligase subunit beta, with amino-acid sequence MKHTFLLEIGLEEVPSQLATSSAKQLVRRAGKYLKSKHISFDKITPYYSPRHMAIRITGLADKQPDVNKSVKGPSKKIAQDANGNWTKAAIGFSKGQGASVKDITFKDVKGVPYVFIEKHIQGQPVSKILTGMKQVITGMTFPDMMRWNIYNFRFIRPIHTLVALLDDKVIPFQILDIKTGRKTYGHPFLGKEITLKDANHYVKPLYDQYVMVDEKDRKQRIKDQFAALEKKHGWKIVPDPKLMERVTNLVEWPTAFSGDFKKEYLKMPPEVLIISMRDNQRYFSVEDHQGHLLNHFVSVRNGGTDYLENVIKGNERVLTARLDDAIFFYHFDMTHSIDYFVNRLKKVSFHDKISTMYEKMQRVQVIAQRLGKQVGLNATQLKDVKRASQIYKFDLETKMVNEFPELQGVMGYEYALRKHENKHVAQAIGEQYMPTSSTGKLPQSPEGSVLSFADKIDSIMTFFAAGMIPSGSRDPYALRRQANGMVRIIQARRWHLPLHAFIKQIVADEDQASVIPNHLDQVAQTKNILKFMNDRIVKVLQADKVRYDVIDAVTGGTSDDLLFIMDTAKVLNQAKEQSGFKDAIDSLTRVLRISKKAKFNGAIKVDSGLFKNDTEKQLNQAVAKITPGYLKLKPADAYKRLTSLKDAINQYFDKTMVMAKDKSLKTNRLKQLTIISRMILHLGNLDKLVVK; translated from the coding sequence ATGAAACATACGTTTTTACTTGAAATCGGTTTAGAAGAAGTCCCGTCCCAGCTAGCAACTTCCAGTGCTAAACAGTTAGTTCGTCGTGCGGGTAAATATCTGAAATCAAAGCACATTAGTTTTGATAAGATTACACCATACTATTCACCACGTCACATGGCAATCCGGATTACCGGCTTAGCTGATAAGCAACCTGACGTTAACAAGTCCGTTAAAGGGCCTTCCAAGAAGATCGCCCAGGACGCTAACGGTAACTGGACCAAAGCTGCGATTGGCTTTTCTAAAGGTCAGGGTGCTTCCGTTAAGGACATTACCTTTAAGGATGTTAAAGGTGTTCCTTACGTATTTATCGAAAAACATATTCAAGGTCAGCCCGTATCTAAGATTTTAACAGGTATGAAGCAGGTCATCACTGGAATGACGTTCCCAGACATGATGCGTTGGAACATCTATAACTTCCGGTTCATTCGACCAATTCATACTTTAGTTGCCTTATTAGATGATAAAGTTATTCCGTTCCAGATCTTAGACATTAAAACCGGTCGGAAGACTTATGGTCACCCATTCTTAGGTAAAGAAATCACTTTAAAGGACGCCAATCATTACGTTAAACCGTTATATGACCAGTACGTCATGGTTGATGAAAAGGACCGTAAGCAGCGGATTAAGGATCAATTTGCCGCTTTAGAAAAGAAGCACGGCTGGAAAATCGTTCCTGACCCAAAGTTAATGGAACGAGTAACTAATTTGGTTGAATGGCCAACCGCTTTCTCTGGTGACTTTAAGAAAGAATACTTAAAGATGCCTCCAGAAGTTCTGATTATATCCATGCGTGATAACCAACGTTACTTCTCGGTTGAAGATCATCAGGGTCACTTATTGAACCACTTTGTATCGGTTCGAAACGGTGGGACTGATTACTTAGAAAACGTCATCAAGGGTAACGAACGTGTTCTTACCGCTCGTTTAGATGATGCGATCTTCTTCTACCACTTTGACATGACCCATTCGATCGATTACTTCGTTAACCGTTTGAAGAAGGTTAGTTTCCACGACAAGATCTCGACGATGTACGAAAAGATGCAGCGTGTTCAGGTCATCGCTCAACGTTTAGGTAAACAGGTTGGCTTAAATGCCACTCAATTAAAAGACGTCAAGCGTGCTAGTCAAATCTATAAGTTCGATCTAGAAACCAAGATGGTCAACGAATTCCCTGAATTACAGGGTGTTATGGGCTATGAATATGCTCTACGTAAACATGAAAATAAGCATGTTGCCCAAGCCATCGGTGAACAGTACATGCCAACGTCTTCCACTGGTAAATTACCACAGTCTCCAGAAGGCTCCGTATTATCATTTGCTGATAAGATCGATAGTATTATGACCTTCTTTGCTGCGGGTATGATCCCAAGTGGTTCTCGTGATCCATACGCATTACGTCGTCAGGCTAACGGGATGGTTCGAATTATCCAGGCTCGTCGTTGGCACTTACCATTACATGCCTTCATTAAACAGATCGTTGCTGATGAAGATCAAGCTTCCGTAATTCCAAACCATCTGGATCAAGTTGCTCAGACCAAGAACATCTTGAAGTTCATGAATGATCGAATTGTTAAGGTTCTTCAGGCTGATAAGGTTCGTTACGACGTTATCGATGCCGTTACTGGCGGAACTAGTGATGATTTATTATTCATTATGGATACCGCTAAAGTCTTGAATCAAGCTAAGGAACAATCTGGATTTAAAGACGCCATTGACTCCTTAACCCGTGTCTTACGGATTTCTAAGAAAGCCAAGTTTAACGGTGCCATCAAAGTAGATTCTGGATTATTCAAGAACGATACTGAAAAACAGTTGAATCAGGCGGTTGCCAAGATTACTCCTGGTTATCTGAAGTTAAAGCCGGCTGATGCTTATAAGCGTTTAACCAGCTTAAAAGATGCTATTAATCAGTACTTCGATAAGACAATGGTTATGGCTAAGGATAAGTCATTAAAGACTAATCGTTTGAAGCAGTTAACCATTATTTCTCGAATGATTTTACATCTTGGTAACTTGGATAAATTAGTCGTTAAATAA